TACGATTTATTCATCCATAATTGGCACTATCTACActtcttttcaatatttttccTGACCCTTTATGAGCTGAATGGGCCCTGGTTGGAATATAACGACGCACGTCATAGTTAACCGTATCCTTAAGCTATGGGCATTACAACAGTAAGTGTAATTAATATTCACATTAGTCATATAGTTTGCAGCGTATACAGTTCAATAGTAGCTACTTTTCAATAACATGTCTGCTACCTCGGATCTGTATTAATGTTGGTCGCGTAGGTTATATCATAAAATCGGTATTAGACATACATAATATATATGGGGATGGTAAaaagatatagaaaattGTTCATTATACAAGGAAGGAGCCAGTGAAAATGCTCTTAAACCAAGTCAATTAGCTTATTTCAAAACCTTACCGTCAGCGATTTCCTTAGATTCACCGTTGACAACAACTGGCTTATCCCAAGCCCACATGTTGTTGACAAATTCCTTGTCTTCTTCCTTAGTTGGGTCCAACTTGGTGTATTCGTAGGATTCCCAGTCTGGGGCGACGTCGAAGGCTGGGACGTGGTCTTGACCTCTGACCATGACAGCACCGACGATAccgttgttgttgttttcacCATAGACAACTAGACAACCGAACATGTACTTAGTGGAAGCGGACAGTCTGTTGAAGAAACCACCGACCAAGTTGTTGGACATGAAAGTCATGGTCAATTCGTCGTTGTACTTGTAACCGACCTTCCACAAGGAGTATTCTTCTGGGTTGTAGTGTTCCCAGAACCATGGCAAAGCAACTGGTCTGGTGTCTTCGTTGGAGTACTTTCTCTTCCATTCGTCTAGGACGAAAGTGGATCTACCAAGAGCTTCCAATGGGTGCTTTggcttcttttcttgttgtGGAGCTTCAGCAGCTGGcttttcttccttcttttcagcCTTCTTCTCagtcttcttttcttccttcttcttagtTTCCTTCTTTGGAGTCAATTCGATGTCCTTCTCAGCGAAAGCTGGGAAAAGAGATGGAGAGGACTTGATGATTGGGTGGTCCATCATAGTCTTGTACCATCTAGTTAGAGCTGGGTGAGCCTTTGGGAATTCAGGGCCGAAGATTAGACCGAAAGCCAAGACACACATGTAGTAAGCGTAGACGTCAGCCAAAGTAGCTCTTTCATCGACCAAGTAAGTGTAGTGGGTCAATCTTTGTTCCATGAAGTCAGCAACCTCGTTGATCAAACTGAAGTGGTAGTC
This window of the Nakaseomyces glabratus chromosome L, complete sequence genome carries:
- the TEF4 gene encoding translation elongation factor EF1B gamma (CAGL0L05148g~Ortholog(s) have guanyl-nucleotide exchange factor activity, role in translational elongation and cytoplasmic stress granule, mitochondrion localization); its protein translation is MSQGKLFIYNTPRAAPSKAIIEHFKLDFQVLEDPNELKAKFPRHRIPSLLLKNGTQITESIAIVNYLVNQIDDEKVKADLLGKNELEKAQVLQWLSMTTVDLFNHLGALYLTSIKKFAYTKPSVDYHFSLINEVADFMEQRLTHYTYLVDERATLADVYAYYMCVLAFGLIFGPEFPKAHPALTRWYKTMMDHPIIKSSPSLFPAFAEKDIELTPKKETKKKEEKKTEKKAEKKEEKPAAEAPQQEKKPKHPLEALGRSTFVLDEWKRKYSNEDTRPVALPWFWEHYNPEEYSLWKVGYKYNDELTMTFMSNNLVGGFFNRLSASTKYMFGCLVVYGENNNNGIVGAVMVRGQDHVPAFDVAPDWESYEYTKLDPTKEEDKEFVNNMWAWDKPVVVNGESKEIADGKVLK